The genomic window CCCCACCCGCAACTACCGTGGCCACGGCGCCGACAAGAACGCCAAGGGGAGCAAGAAGAAATGACCGCTCCTGAATTCCGCAACAAGAAGCAGCGCAAGCAGGAAGTCAAGCTGCGTAAGCCCGGCTACGCCGTGGCCAAGTACGTGCGCATGAGCCCCCGCAAGGTGCGCCTGGTCGTGGACGTGATCCGTGGCAAGAGCGTGCGTGACGCCGAAGACCTGCTGCGCTTCATCCCCCGCGCCGCTTCCGAGCCTGTGGCCAAGGTGCTGAACAGCGCCAAGCACAACGCGCTGCACAACGACCAGATGCTCGAAGACCGTCTGGTGATCACCGCCGCCTACGTGGACGCGGGCCCCACCCTCAAGCGCCTGATTCCCCGGGCACGCGGCAGCGCCAACATCATCAAGAAGCGCACCAGCCACATCACCATCATCGTGGGCGAGAAGGGAGCCAAATAATGGGCAACAAGATCAACCCCAACGGCTTCCGCCTCGGCATCACGCGTGGCTGGAACAGCCGCTGGTACGCCGGTAAGAAGCAGTACGCCGGCCTGCTGAAGGAAGACGAGAAGATCCGCAAGCTGGTGCAGAAGAAGCTCAACGCGGCCGGCATCGCCCGCATTGAGATCGAGCGCGCTGGCCAGCAGGTCAACGTGATCATCAGCGCGGCCAAGCCGGGCATCGTGATCGGCAAGGGCGGCGAGAGCATCAAGGAGCTGCGCCAGGACATCGAGCGTCTGGTGTCGGCCGGGACCGTGGCTGTGAACGTCGCGGAAATCCCCAACCCCAACATCAGCGCGCCCCTGGTGGCCCTGCGCATCGCCGAGCAGATCGAGCGCCGCTTTGCGTTCCGCCGCGCCATGAAGCAGGCCGCGCAGCGCGTGATGGAGTCGGGCGCCCGTGGCGTCAAGATCATCCTGGCCGGTCGTCTGGGCGGCGCCGAGCAGGCCCGTACCGAAATGGTGCGCGAAGGCCGCGTGCCCCTGCACACCCTGCGCGCCGACATTGACTACGGCACCGCCCGCGCCGAGACCACCTACGGAAGCTTAGGCATCAAGGTGATGGTCTTTACCGGTGAAGTCATTGGTGGCCGCACCGAAACCTTCGCGCGTCCCCAGCGCCGCAACGACGAGCGCCGCCGCGAAGACGGTGACCGTCCCAACCGCCGCCGCCCCGCCGCGCGGCGCCGCCCCGGAGGTGAATGATGCTTCTTCCGAAGCGCACCAAGTTCCGTAAGCAGCACCGTGGCCGGATGACCGGTGACGCCAAGGGCGGCGACTACGTCGCGTTCGGCGACTTCGGCCTGATTGCCCTGGAACCCGCCTGGATCAAGAGCAACCAGATCGAGGCCTGCCGTATCGTGATGAGCCGTCACTTCCGCCGTGGGGGCAAGATCTACATCCGTATCTTCCCCGACAAGCCGGTGACGAAGAAGCCCGCCGAAACCCGAATGGGTAAGGGTAAGGGTGCCGTGGAGTACTGGGTGAGCGTCGTCAAACCCGGGCGCGTCATGTTCGAGGTGAGCGGCGTGACCGAGGAGCAGGCCAAAGAGGCCTTCCGCCTGGCCGGCCACAAGCTGCCCATCCAGACCAAGATGGTCAAGCGCGAGGTTTACGATGAAGCCCAGTGACATGCGTAATCTGGGGGCCGAAGATTTCGCCCGCGAGATCGACAGCCGCAAGAAAGAACTGATGGAGCTGCGCTTCCAGGCCGCCATGGGCACCCTGGCCCAGCCGCACCGCGTGCAGCAGCTTCGCCGCGAAGTGGCCCAGCTCAACACCATCCGCGCTGAGCTGAGTAAGAAGCAGGGAGAGCAGGCATGAAGAAGACCTTTACGGGCGTCGTCGTGAGCGACAAGGCCGACAAGACGGTCAGCGTCAAGGTCGAGCGCAAGTTTGCTCACCCTCTGTACGGCAAGGTCGTGACCCGCAGCCACAAGTACGCGGCCCACGACGAGAACAACGAATACAAGGTGGGTGACCGCGTGGAGATCATCGCCGTGCGCCCCATCAGCAAGACCAAGACCTGGAAGGTCACCAAGCTGATCGAGCGCCCCCGTGGCATCGAGACCACCGCTGTGGAGACAGAGGGAGGCGGTAACGCATGATCATGCCCCAGTCCCGCCTGGACGTGGCGGACAACAGCGGCGCGCGCGAAATCATGTGCATCCGCGTGCTGAACAGCGGTATCGGCGGCAAGGGTCTCACCACCGGCGGCGGCGGCAACAAGCGCTACGCCCATGTGGGTGACATCATCGTGGCCTCCGTCAAGGACGCGGCTCCCCGCGGCACCGTGAAGGCCGGCGACGTGGTCAAGGCCGTGGTCGTGCGTACCAGCCACGCCATCAAGCGTGCCGACGGCAGCACCATCCGCTTTGACAAGAACGCCGCCGTCATCATCAACAACCAGGGCGAGCCCCGTGGCACGCGCGTCTTCGGGCCGGTGGCCCGCGAGCTGCGCGACCGCCGCTTCATGAAGATCGTGTCCCTGGCCCCGGAGGTGCTGTAATGCCCCGTCCCAGCGCCGGTAGCCACCACAACGACAAGCTGCACGTCAAGAAGGGTGACACCGTCATCGTTCTGAGCGGCAAGCACAAAGGCAAGAGCGGCAAGGTCCTGCTTGCGCTGCCCCGCGACCAGAAGGTCGTGGTGGAAGGCGTGAACCTGGTCACCAAGAACGTCAAGCCCAGCCCCGCCAACCCCCAGGGCGGCCAGGAGCAGCGCGAGCTGGCCCTGCACGCCAGCAAGGTGGCCCTCGTGGACCCCGAAACCGGCAAGGCCACCCGCGTGCGCAAGCAGATCGTGGACGGCAAGAAAGTCCGCGTGGCTGTGGCCAGCGGCAAGACCATCGACTAAGACCCTTTCAGGGGCACCCGCCTAAGGGGTGCCCCGCGCGGCCCACACCGCGCGAAGCGAGGCAACATGCAGACCCTCAAGGCCAAATACAACGAACAGGTGCGCCCCAGCCTGGTGCAGCAGTTCGGTTACACCTCCGTGATGGCCGCCCCCCGCATTGAGAAGATCGTGATCAATGAGGGCCTGGGCTCCAGCAAGGAAGACAGCAAGGCCATTGACAAGGCCGCCAAGGAACTGGGCCTGATCACCCTGCAAAAGCCCATCGTCACCAAGGCGAAAAAGAGCATCTCCAACTTCAAGTTGCGCCAGGGCATGCCCGTGGGCCTGAAGGTCACGCTGCGCGGCGAGCGCATGTACGTGTTCCTGGAGAAGCTGATCAACATTGGCCTGCCCCGCATCCGTGACTTCAAGGGCGTAAACCCCAACGCCTTTGACGGCCGTGGCAACTACAACCTGGGCATCAAGGAGCAGCTGATCTTCCCCGAGATCACCTACGACATGGTGGACAAGGTGCGCGGCATGGACATCACGATTGTCACCACCGCCAAGACCGACGAGGAAGCCCGCGCGCTGCTGCAGGCGATGGGCCTCCCGTTCCGGAAATAAGGAAGCGTTATGGCGAATACCTCGAAAGTTGTGAAAGCAGCCCGCGGCCATAAGTTTGCCGTGCAGAACTACAACCGCTGCTCCCGCTGTGGCCGCGCCCGTGGCTACTACCGCTTCTTCGGCATGTGCCGCATCTGCATCCGCGAGATGGCGCACAAGGGCGAACTGCCCGGCGTGAAGAAAGCCAGCTGGTAAGACCCAGCCCAAAAAAGCCCCCTCCAGTGCGAGGGGGTTTTTTGATGGCTTGTGGGCTACTTCTTCGCTTTCTGGAGAACGTCGGCAAACGTATCGAGGAGATAGGGAACGAAGTCAGGATCGCCCTCTTCGTAGTAGGCCGTGATGACATTTTTCTGGTCGGTCAGGAACACACTGTTGCCGCAGCGCACCTCGCGCTCGGCGTAGACGGTGCCGCTGGCGTTCTGGTAGGCCACCGTGCGCCCGCTGTACTGGCAGTTGCGAATCACGTACTTGGGCTGGCCCAGCAGGTTCCGTTCCTGCGAGGTCTTCACGCGGGCAGTCACCACGCTGATGTTCTGGCCGACCAGTTGCACCAGCGCTTCGTTCTCCCAGCTGTTGCCAAAGACGTGGCGCAGGGAGCCGGGCACACAGGCGGTCAGCAGGCCGGTCAGGGCGAGAAAGAGCAGGGGTTTTTTCATGCGGTCTCCGGGGGAAAGGTGGGGGTTTGCCGTGAGGACCCGCGACTGTAGCGGCCCCCCTCTGCAAAGACCTTCATTGCCTTTTCCTGGGCCGCCTGTTACACTTCTCAATTGCCGTGTCTTGACATTGTTCAGGCCCCGGCGCAGTGCCCCCCGGAGACGAACAGGCCACTTTGACTTGTGATCGTCCGGCGGAGGAAAAGACCCAACAGAAGACGCGCCCCGCCTTGGGGCCCACATTCGACTTGGGGAGACGCGCGCCCGTCCGCCAGCTTTGCCTGGGGCCGGGCCACCTGCCGGGAGCAGGCCTGCGTGCAGGAACCAGCCCGGATCAACACCAGCCCACCTGGAGGCTACATGTTGAGTGATCCCATCGCCGATATGCTCACGCGCATCCGCAACGCGACGCGCACCCACAAGGAGACCGTGGACATCCCGGCCTCCAAGTTCAAGGAGCAACTCGCCAAGCTGCTCGTGGCCGAAGGCTACGTGGCGTCCGCCGAGCGCGTGCGCCCTGAAGGCCAGAAGTTTGACGTGCTGCGCCTGACCCTGAAGTACGGCGCCAAGCGCGAGCAGGTCATCAAGCACATCGAGCGCATCAGCCGCCCTGGCCGCCGCGCGTACGTGAGCGCCGAGAACCTGCCCCGCATTCAGCGTGGCCTGGGCCTGGCCGTGGTGTCCACGAGCAAGGGCCTGCTGCCCGACCGCGAAGCCCGCAAGCAGGGCGTCGGCGGCGAAGTGATCTGCGTTCTCTGGTAATCCAGAAGCCCCGCATCACCCCGCACACCCACCTGACCTCGCGCAAGCGAATTTAAGGCAAAGGAGGACAGCTATGTCCCGTATCGGAAGAATGCCCATCGCCGTGCCCAGCGGCGTGACCCTGAGCGCCCAAGACGGCGTGTTCAAGGTCAAGGGGCCCAAAGGCGAACTGACCGTTCCCTACAACAGCGAACTGACCATCAAGCACGAGGGCGACACGCTCATCGTGGAGCGCCCCAGCGACCAGCAGCGCCACCGCGCCCTGCACGGCCTGACCCGCACCCTGGTGGCCAACGCCGTCAAGGGGGTCAGCGAGGGCTACACCATCAACCTGGAACTCAAGGGCGTGGGTTTCCGCGCCAAGATGAGCGGCAAGGCCCTGGAGCTGGCCATCGGCTTCAGCCACCCCGTCATCATTGAGCCCCCCGCTGGCGTGAGCTTTGCCGTGCCCGAACCCACCAAGATTGACGTGATTGGCATTGACAAGCAGCTCGTCGGTCAGGTGGCCGCGAACGTGCGCAAGGTGCGCAAGCCTGACGCCTACCACGGCAAGGGCGTGCGCTTCGTTGGCGAGAAGATCAGCCTCAAGGCCGGTAAGGCTGGTGCCACCGGCGGCAAAGGGAAGAAATAATGGCGACCCAGACGACCGTGCGCCGCAAGCTGCGCGCCCGCCGCAAGGTGCGGCAGGCCGCTGGCGAGCGTCTGCGCCTCAGCGTGTACCGCTCCAGCAAGCACATCTACGCCCAGATCATCGACGACAGCAAGGGCATTACGGTGGCCGCCGCCACCAGCGCCGCTGTCAAGACGGGCAGCAAGACCGACACCGCCGCCGCCGTGGGCAAGGCCCTGGCCGAGGCAGCGAGCGCCAAGGGCGTGACCAAAGTGGTGTTTGACCGTGGCGCCTACAAGTACCACGGACGCGTGAAGGCGCTGGCAGACGCGGCGCGGGAGGGTGGCCTTGACTTTTAATCGTCGTAACGACCGCAACGTGGAGCGCGAGAGCAGCGAATTCGAAGAGAAGATGCTCTTTGTCAACCGCACCTCCAAGACCTACCAGGGTGGCCGCCGCTTCCGCTTCGCCGCGCTGGTGATCCTGGGCGACCGCAACGGCCGCGTGGGCATGGGGATTGGCAAGGCCAAGGAAGTGCCCGTGGCCATTGAAAAGGCCAAGAGCATTGCCCGCAAGAACATGATCACCGTGCCGGTGGAAAACGGCACCATTCCCCACGACATCGTGGGGGAGAACAGCACCAGCCGCGTGCTGCTCAAGCCCGCTGGCCCCGGTACCGGCGTGATCGCGGGCACCGTGCCCCGCTCCATTGCCGAACTGGCCGGGATCACCAACATGCTGTCCAAGGAACTGGGCAGCCGCAACAAGGTGAACGTGGCGTACGCCGTGTTCGATGGCCTGAAGAACCTCCGCACCGCCAAGCAGGTCCGCGCCCTGCGCGGCGAGGTGCAGCCCACCGGAGGCGCCCAGTGAAAATTACCCTGAAGCGCAGTGTCATCGGTCGCCCGGAAAACCAGGTGCAGACCGTCAAGGCGCTGGGCCTGAGAAAGATCGGCGACAGCCGTGAACTGAATGACAGCCCGGCCATCCGCGGCATGGTGAACACCGTCAAGCACCTCCTGGAGGTCCAGGAATGAAACTCCACGAACTGACGCCCCACACGGGCAGCCGCAAGAACCGCAAGCGCGTGGGCCGTGGCCCCGGCGGCACCGACAAGACCGCCGGCCGTGGTCACAAGGGCCAGAAGTCGCGCAGCGGCGCTGGCAAGGGCAGCTTCTTTGAGGGTGGCCGCAGCCGCCTGATTGCCCGCCTGCCCAAGCGTGGTTTCAACAACGTGGGCACCACCTTCGAAGTGGTGAACCTCGCGCAGCTGGCGAACATTGAAGACGCCACCATTGACCGCAACGTGCTGGAACTCGCGGGCCTGGTGCGCCGCAAGAACCGCCCCGTGAAGCTGCTGGGCAGCGGCGAAGTGACCCGCGCCCTGACCATTCACGTGGACGCCGCCAGCGAAGGCGCCGTGAAGGCCGTGGAAGCGGCCGGCGGCAAAGTGATCCTGCCCGAAGCAACCGAAGCCGAGAAGGCGGAATAAATGCTGCGCGCCTTCCGCGACGCATTCCGGATTCCGGAGTTGAGGCGGAAGATTGTGTTCACCCTGCTGCTCCTCGCCGTGTACCGGCTGGGGAGCAGCATTCCCACACCGGGGGTGAACGGCGCCGCGCTGAGTAACGCCGACTCGGCGGGGCTGTTTGGCCTGATCAGCATGATCTCGGGCGGCAATCTTTCGCAGTTCTCGATTTTCGCGCTGGGCGTGCTGCCGTACATCACGGCGAGCATCGTGATCCAGCTGATGACGACCACCATTCCCGCCCTGGAAAAGCTCTCCAAGGAAGGGGAAGAGGGGCGCAAGAAGATCAACCAGTACACCCGCTACGCCGCGGTGGCGCTGGGGACCGTGCAGGCGCTGTTTTTTGCCTCGTACATTTCCTCGAACCCCAGCTTTATTGCGGTGGGCTGGGAGCCCGGCCTGTTCACCATTCTGGTGATGGTGCTGACCCAGGTGGCCGGCGTGGCTTTCACCATGTGGATCGGCGAGCGCATCACCGAGGTGGGCGTGGGCAACGGCATCTCGCTGATCATCACGGCCGGGATCATCGCCATGTACCCCCGCGAGATCGCCAACACAGCGAAGCTGATTCAGACCGACGGCGGCGACGGCAACTGGCCGCTGCGCCTGCTGGCCTTTGTGGGCGTGATTCTGGTGACCATCGCGGGCATCGTGTACGTGTACCAGGCCGAGCGCCGGGTGCCCGTCACCTACGCCCGGGCGCGCGGCGGCGCCGCCGGGCAGGCGCGCGGGGCCGGACAGGCCACCTGGCTGCCCATCAAGGTGAACCAGGCTGGCGTGATTCCGGTGATCTTCGCCAGCGCCATGCTGATCATTCCTAACCTGATCGCCAGCGCCACGGCCACCCGCGCGCCTGGGGTCAACGCGTTTATCCAAACGTACCTGACCTTTGGGCAGCCGCTGTACATTGCGCTTGAAGCCCTGCTGATCTTTGGGTTCACGTACCTGTACAACAGCGTGCAGTTTGATCCCAAACGCATCGCTGAGCAACTGCGCGAGGCCGGGGGCTTTATCCCGGGCGTGCGGCCGGGTGGGCCCACCGCCGAGTTCCTGGGCACCATCAGCGGTCGCCTGAGCCTGTGGGGCGCGGTGTTCCTGGTCGTGCTGACTGTGGTGCCGCAGCTCGTTCAGCGCTGGACGGGCATCAGCACCTTCCAGTTCAGTGGCACCGGCCTGCTGATCATCGTGGGTGTGGCCCTCGAAACACTGAAGCAGCTTGAGGCCCAACTGACCGTCAGACGTTACGACGGCTTTATCTCCAAGGGCCGCATTCGCGGCCGCATGAACCGCGACAACTGAGTTTGGTCCGGCTTGGCCGCCCTCCGCTTCGGGGGGCGGCTTTCGCTTGGGCCTCCTGCTGGGCTTCGTTCCCCCGGCAGGAACAGGGGCGGGCCATGCAGGCCTGCCCGAAACGCGCACTGAGCCACTATGCTGAAGTGTGAACGGAGGAAACGTGACTCAAGCCAAACACAACGTCGTGATCTTCCTGGGGCCGCCCGGCGCGGGCAAGGGCACCCAGGCGGAGCGGCTGGCGCAGGACAAGGGGCTCGTCAAGATCAGCACCGGCGACATTCTGCGCGACCACGTCTCGCGCGGCACCGAGCTGGGCCAGCAGGTGCGGCCCATTCTGGACGCGGGCCAGCTGGTGCCCGACGAGATTCTGATTGCCCTGATCCGCGACAAGCTGGCCGACATGGAGCCGGTGCGCGTGATCTTTGACGGCTTTCCCCGCACCACCGCCCAGGCGCAGGCCCTGGACATGCTGCTGGAAGAACTGGGCGCCCCGGTGAGCGCGGTGCCGCTGCTGGAAGTGCCCGACGAGGTGCTGATTGGCCGCATCGTGGAGCGGGGCCGCCAGGCCGCGGCCCGGGGCGAGGCAGTGCGCAGCGACGACACCGAGGAAGTGGCCCGCCGCCGCCAGGACATCTACCGCGAGCAGACCCAGCCGCTGATTGACTACTACTCGGCGCGCGGCCACCTCTACCGGGTGGACGGCGTGGGTCCCATGGATGAGGTGTATAGCCGCATCCTGTCTGGCCTGCACTGAGCTCTGCCCCAAAGGCCGCCGCTTTCCTAACATGGAGAGCGGCGGCTTTGCCAGCTATGCCCCCACCGCCCCCCAAGGGCGGAACTGACCCATTCACCATTCGGCACTTCGCCCGGGCTATCTTCTTTAACGAACGTTATGCTTTCTCATCTGCTGGCCCACCTGTTCCGCTTTCGCCCCTGGCCGCGTGCGGCGCTGTGTGTGGGCGCGGCGGCGGCGCTGACCATGGCGGCCCCTGCCCAGGCCAAGCCAATGGTGCTGGTGTTTCATCAAGTGGGCGCGGCCACCGGGGCCTCGCTGGGCATCTCGCCGGACGCCCTGCGGCGGCGGGTGGAGACCCTGCGGCGGTTGGGCTACCGCTTTGTGACCTCCAGCGAGGCCGCCCGCGCCCCGGCCGGGGAACGGGTCGCGGTCATTCAGTTCGACGACGGCTTTGAAAGCGTCTACCAGCTGGCCTTTCCAGTGCTGCGCGAACTGGGGGTGCCCGGCACCGCCTACGTGATCTGGTCGCGCCTGGACCAGCCGGGCAGCTTGACCCGCGCGCAGGTGGCCGAACTGCGCGCGGCAGGCTGGGAGGTGGGCACGCACTCGCATTCACACGCGGCGCTGGCGGACCTGAGCCCAGGGGGGCTGCGGCGGGAACTGGGCCCCAGCGCCCAGGATCAGGCCGACGACGTGCAGTGCGTGGCCTATCCCCTGAACCGCCACGACGCCCGGGTGCGCCGCGAAGCCGCGCGCCAGGGTCTAAACTGCGGGGTGGCCGGGGGCCCGCCGCCCCTGACCCGCACTGACCCGATGGCGCTGCCTGCCCCGGCCATCACCCCCTGGGACGACACGCTGCTGCCCATACGCACCCGCTGGGGCCTGGACGCCCGCATGCCGCTGCTGGCGGCTGGCATGCTGTTGCCCGCGCTGGACGGTCTGGGCCAGCCGCATCCCCTGGCCGCGCCGCCGCGCACCTGGAACGCTGCCCATTATGAGCTGCTGGGCAATGGCCTGATCAGCGCGGCGTGGCGCGGCGAGCGCGACACCCGGCTGGCGTGGCGTGAGGGACGCTGGAGCGTAAATCTGGCGGCCCGCCGGGGGGTAGGCCCCGGGCAGGGGGTCTACACCGGCGTGGGCGCGGCGCTGAACCTTGCGCCGGTCACGCTGGCGGCGGGCCTGGACTCGGGGGGGCCACTGGTGGGCGGCGCGCTGGCCCTGGGCGGCTACGGCGAGGTCTGGGCGCGGGCCAGCCGGGTGGACGGCGGCTGGTACTGGGCCTGGGGCGGCACCCTTATTCCCGCTGACTACGTGCAGCTGACAGCGGCGCAGGACCGCGCCGGCACCCAGCTGGGCCTGCGTGCGGCGCTGCCCTGGCAGAGCGGCGAGGGCCGCCCCCTGCGCCTGGGGGCAGGTTACCGCTGGGGCGAAGGCGCGGGGCCTTACGGCGAAATCGAGTACCGCGTGGGCAGCTACAGCGTGGCCGCCGAGGTGAGCAGTGGGCGCCGCTTCGGCGTGCGCCTGACAGCGGTGTGGTAGGGAAAGGGGAGAAGCCGGGGCACAGGCTGGACCGTCCACTGGGCGTTCCGGCAACGGGTGGCTGAGAGCGACGTCAAGCGGACCCTGCGCCCAGTGCAGTACGCCTCACCGACTGCACAGCGTCCCGGACGGGCCAGGTGATCTTTCCAGAACCTGAGCCTGGCCTGTGTCCAGAGTCAGAGGACACCTACGGGCCCCCCTGACATCCGGTCCTCTGGGGTCGCCGCCCACCTTGCCGTTTCCTTCATGCCCATGATACCTTTACGTTTGGCTTGTATCAGGCCTGGAGGTTGCGTGGCAAGACGAAAGATGCCGGAACAGCGGGAAAAGCGTAAGAAGGAAGAGTCCGATACCGTGCGGGCCGAGGGCGTGGTGGAAGAGGCGCTGCCCAACACCACCTTCCGGGTGAAACTCGATACGGGGCACGACATCCTGGCTTACATCAGCGGCAAGATGCGGATTCATTACATCCGTATTCTGCCGGGGGACCGCGTGGTTCTGGAGATCAGTCCGTACGACACAACGCGCGGG from Deinococcus multiflagellatus includes these protein-coding regions:
- the rplV gene encoding 50S ribosomal protein L22 — encoded protein: MTAPEFRNKKQRKQEVKLRKPGYAVAKYVRMSPRKVRLVVDVIRGKSVRDAEDLLRFIPRAASEPVAKVLNSAKHNALHNDQMLEDRLVITAAYVDAGPTLKRLIPRARGSANIIKKRTSHITIIVGEKGAK
- the rpsC gene encoding 30S ribosomal protein S3; its protein translation is MGNKINPNGFRLGITRGWNSRWYAGKKQYAGLLKEDEKIRKLVQKKLNAAGIARIEIERAGQQVNVIISAAKPGIVIGKGGESIKELRQDIERLVSAGTVAVNVAEIPNPNISAPLVALRIAEQIERRFAFRRAMKQAAQRVMESGARGVKIILAGRLGGAEQARTEMVREGRVPLHTLRADIDYGTARAETTYGSLGIKVMVFTGEVIGGRTETFARPQRRNDERRREDGDRPNRRRPAARRRPGGE
- the rplP gene encoding 50S ribosomal protein L16 — its product is MLLPKRTKFRKQHRGRMTGDAKGGDYVAFGDFGLIALEPAWIKSNQIEACRIVMSRHFRRGGKIYIRIFPDKPVTKKPAETRMGKGKGAVEYWVSVVKPGRVMFEVSGVTEEQAKEAFRLAGHKLPIQTKMVKREVYDEAQ
- the rpmC gene encoding 50S ribosomal protein L29, yielding MKPSDMRNLGAEDFAREIDSRKKELMELRFQAAMGTLAQPHRVQQLRREVAQLNTIRAELSKKQGEQA
- the rpsQ gene encoding 30S ribosomal protein S17, with the translated sequence MKKTFTGVVVSDKADKTVSVKVERKFAHPLYGKVVTRSHKYAAHDENNEYKVGDRVEIIAVRPISKTKTWKVTKLIERPRGIETTAVETEGGGNA
- the rplN gene encoding 50S ribosomal protein L14 yields the protein MIMPQSRLDVADNSGAREIMCIRVLNSGIGGKGLTTGGGGNKRYAHVGDIIVASVKDAAPRGTVKAGDVVKAVVVRTSHAIKRADGSTIRFDKNAAVIINNQGEPRGTRVFGPVARELRDRRFMKIVSLAPEVL
- the rplX gene encoding 50S ribosomal protein L24; translation: MPRPSAGSHHNDKLHVKKGDTVIVLSGKHKGKSGKVLLALPRDQKVVVEGVNLVTKNVKPSPANPQGGQEQRELALHASKVALVDPETGKATRVRKQIVDGKKVRVAVASGKTID
- the rplE gene encoding 50S ribosomal protein L5, whose amino-acid sequence is MQTLKAKYNEQVRPSLVQQFGYTSVMAAPRIEKIVINEGLGSSKEDSKAIDKAAKELGLITLQKPIVTKAKKSISNFKLRQGMPVGLKVTLRGERMYVFLEKLINIGLPRIRDFKGVNPNAFDGRGNYNLGIKEQLIFPEITYDMVDKVRGMDITIVTTAKTDEEARALLQAMGLPFRK
- a CDS encoding type Z 30S ribosomal protein S14 codes for the protein MANTSKVVKAARGHKFAVQNYNRCSRCGRARGYYRFFGMCRICIREMAHKGELPGVKKASW
- the rpsH gene encoding 30S ribosomal protein S8, encoding MLSDPIADMLTRIRNATRTHKETVDIPASKFKEQLAKLLVAEGYVASAERVRPEGQKFDVLRLTLKYGAKREQVIKHIERISRPGRRAYVSAENLPRIQRGLGLAVVSTSKGLLPDREARKQGVGGEVICVLW
- the rplF gene encoding 50S ribosomal protein L6, with amino-acid sequence MSRIGRMPIAVPSGVTLSAQDGVFKVKGPKGELTVPYNSELTIKHEGDTLIVERPSDQQRHRALHGLTRTLVANAVKGVSEGYTINLELKGVGFRAKMSGKALELAIGFSHPVIIEPPAGVSFAVPEPTKIDVIGIDKQLVGQVAANVRKVRKPDAYHGKGVRFVGEKISLKAGKAGATGGKGKK
- the rplR gene encoding 50S ribosomal protein L18: MATQTTVRRKLRARRKVRQAAGERLRLSVYRSSKHIYAQIIDDSKGITVAAATSAAVKTGSKTDTAAAVGKALAEAASAKGVTKVVFDRGAYKYHGRVKALADAAREGGLDF
- the rpsE gene encoding 30S ribosomal protein S5, with amino-acid sequence MTFNRRNDRNVERESSEFEEKMLFVNRTSKTYQGGRRFRFAALVILGDRNGRVGMGIGKAKEVPVAIEKAKSIARKNMITVPVENGTIPHDIVGENSTSRVLLKPAGPGTGVIAGTVPRSIAELAGITNMLSKELGSRNKVNVAYAVFDGLKNLRTAKQVRALRGEVQPTGGAQ
- the rpmD gene encoding 50S ribosomal protein L30, with the translated sequence MKITLKRSVIGRPENQVQTVKALGLRKIGDSRELNDSPAIRGMVNTVKHLLEVQE
- the rplO gene encoding 50S ribosomal protein L15, with the protein product MKLHELTPHTGSRKNRKRVGRGPGGTDKTAGRGHKGQKSRSGAGKGSFFEGGRSRLIARLPKRGFNNVGTTFEVVNLAQLANIEDATIDRNVLELAGLVRRKNRPVKLLGSGEVTRALTIHVDAASEGAVKAVEAAGGKVILPEATEAEKAE
- the secY gene encoding preprotein translocase subunit SecY, with amino-acid sequence MLRAFRDAFRIPELRRKIVFTLLLLAVYRLGSSIPTPGVNGAALSNADSAGLFGLISMISGGNLSQFSIFALGVLPYITASIVIQLMTTTIPALEKLSKEGEEGRKKINQYTRYAAVALGTVQALFFASYISSNPSFIAVGWEPGLFTILVMVLTQVAGVAFTMWIGERITEVGVGNGISLIITAGIIAMYPREIANTAKLIQTDGGDGNWPLRLLAFVGVILVTIAGIVYVYQAERRVPVTYARARGGAAGQARGAGQATWLPIKVNQAGVIPVIFASAMLIIPNLIASATATRAPGVNAFIQTYLTFGQPLYIALEALLIFGFTYLYNSVQFDPKRIAEQLREAGGFIPGVRPGGPTAEFLGTISGRLSLWGAVFLVVLTVVPQLVQRWTGISTFQFSGTGLLIIVGVALETLKQLEAQLTVRRYDGFISKGRIRGRMNRDN
- a CDS encoding adenylate kinase, translated to MTQAKHNVVIFLGPPGAGKGTQAERLAQDKGLVKISTGDILRDHVSRGTELGQQVRPILDAGQLVPDEILIALIRDKLADMEPVRVIFDGFPRTTAQAQALDMLLEELGAPVSAVPLLEVPDEVLIGRIVERGRQAAARGEAVRSDDTEEVARRRQDIYREQTQPLIDYYSARGHLYRVDGVGPMDEVYSRILSGLH
- a CDS encoding polysaccharide deacetylase family protein yields the protein MLSHLLAHLFRFRPWPRAALCVGAAAALTMAAPAQAKPMVLVFHQVGAATGASLGISPDALRRRVETLRRLGYRFVTSSEAARAPAGERVAVIQFDDGFESVYQLAFPVLRELGVPGTAYVIWSRLDQPGSLTRAQVAELRAAGWEVGTHSHSHAALADLSPGGLRRELGPSAQDQADDVQCVAYPLNRHDARVRREAARQGLNCGVAGGPPPLTRTDPMALPAPAITPWDDTLLPIRTRWGLDARMPLLAAGMLLPALDGLGQPHPLAAPPRTWNAAHYELLGNGLISAAWRGERDTRLAWREGRWSVNLAARRGVGPGQGVYTGVGAALNLAPVTLAAGLDSGGPLVGGALALGGYGEVWARASRVDGGWYWAWGGTLIPADYVQLTAAQDRAGTQLGLRAALPWQSGEGRPLRLGAGYRWGEGAGPYGEIEYRVGSYSVAAEVSSGRRFGVRLTAVW
- the infA gene encoding translation initiation factor IF-1; its protein translation is MPEQREKRKKEESDTVRAEGVVEEALPNTTFRVKLDTGHDILAYISGKMRIHYIRILPGDRVVLEISPYDTTRGRIVYRK